One genomic region from Bacteroidota bacterium encodes:
- a CDS encoding NUDIX hydrolase has translation MNIDENSNPWLSLEKTDIYENAWIKIDEHKVKNPNNGIGIYGQVHFKNFAVGILVLDEYYNTWLVGQFRFPLDKYSWEIPEGGGPLNKAPIESAKRELKEETGIIANKWTTLMEMDLSNSVTDESSICFVAQDLEFGEAMPEETEQLQLKKVSFDEAYNMVMNGDIRDSISVAAILKTKILIEKGEL, from the coding sequence ATGAATATTGACGAAAACAGCAATCCGTGGTTAAGCCTTGAAAAAACTGACATTTACGAGAATGCATGGATAAAAATAGACGAGCATAAGGTTAAAAATCCTAACAACGGTATAGGAATTTACGGTCAAGTACACTTCAAAAATTTTGCTGTAGGAATTCTTGTATTAGATGAATATTATAATACTTGGTTAGTTGGTCAATTTAGATTTCCTTTGGATAAATATTCCTGGGAAATTCCCGAAGGTGGTGGCCCCCTAAATAAGGCTCCTATTGAATCGGCCAAAAGGGAATTGAAAGAAGAAACAGGAATAATTGCAAATAAATGGACTACTCTAATGGAAATGGATCTTAGCAACTCTGTTACTGATGAATCAAGTATCTGTTTTGTGGCTCAGGATCTTGAATTTGGCGAAGCTATGCCGGAAGAGACCGAACAACTTCAGTTGAAGAAAGTTTCTTTTGATGAAGCATACAATATGGTTATGAACGGAGATATCAGAGATAGCATTTCGGTCGCTGCCATTTTAAAAACAAAAATATTAATCGAAAAAGGAGAACTGTAA